Proteins encoded together in one Microcaecilia unicolor chromosome 3, aMicUni1.1, whole genome shotgun sequence window:
- the ZBTB22 gene encoding zinc finger and BTB domain-containing protein 22 has product MDSFSAIVHVDFPEMTSALLDNLNQLRIEGKLCDISIHVQDQVFKAHRAVLAASSPYFHDQVLLKNMNSIVLPNVMDPVAFETVLSSAYTGKLSMVTDEIVNYLTVGSVLQMWHIVDKCTELLKEGRSASRAHSSRASENQSPSSSNYFSPREARDFGAPEHSKYPRTEREGSEANDEDILFQSRTLAEKTSGRYSDSFQTSKFILETDDDVSDGECSFRRPAYVQPSIMPQKQWVFVKKEKSQEDLVLTCEEDEDPVDATPAATAPPPQDTPGPSDGIDHPLSISNIRTLTASEVPESKTPVHNDQRLEEQVNFCESSEDFSYKVGEESPGHFSQRALMPMDMQGNQILVYPPQAPVEHGAVQLNGSGGGGASSDSNKIFMCHCGKAFSHKSMRDRHVNMHLNLRPFDCPVCNKKFKMKHHLTEHMKTHTGLKPYECDVCSKKFMWRDSFMRHKGHCQRRHHMTMVKKEDST; this is encoded by the coding sequence ATGGATTCCTTCAGCGCCATCGTACATGTGGACTTCCCAGAGATGACCAGCGCCTTACTGGACAACCTGAACCAGCTGCGCATCGAAGGCAAACTATGCGATATCTCCATCCACGTGCAGGATCAGGTCTTCAAGGCTCACCGGGCTGTGCTCGCAGCCTCTTCGCCCTATTTCCATGACCAGGTCCTGCTCAAGAACATGAACTCCATCGTTTTGCCCAACGTTATGGACCCGGTGGCCTTTGAGACTGTGCTGAGCTCAGCCTACACCGGGAAGCTGAGCATGGTGACGGATGAGATCGTCAACTACTTGACGGTGGGCAGTGTTCTGCAAATGTGGCACATCGTGGACAAGTGCactgagctgctgaaggaaggtcGTTCCGCCTCTAGGGCTCACTCTAGCCGTGCCAGTGAGAACCAGTCCCCCAGCAGCAGCAATTATTTCAGCCCTCGGGAGGCCCGGGATTTTGGAGCTCCGGAACACAGCAAGTACCCCAGGACAGAACGAGAAGGCTCTGAAGCTAACGATGAGGATATCCTCTTCCAATCACGGACCCTGGCGGAGAAAACTAGCGGACGTTATAGTGACTCATTCCAGACCAGCAAATTTATCCTGGAAACAGATGATGATGTGAGCGACGGGGAGTGTAGTTTTCGCCGGCCTGCTTACGTGCAGCCCAGTATCATGCCCCAAAAGCAGTGGGTCTTTGTGAAGAAGGAGAAATCGCAAGAGGACCTGGTGCTTACCTGTGAGGAGGATGAGGACCCCGTGGATGCCACCCCGGCTGCGACGGCACCACCACCGCAGGACACCCCTGGGCCGTCCGACGGAATAGACCACCCACTTAGCATCAGCAACATCCGCACGCTAACTGCCAGCGAGGTGCCAGAGAGCAAGACCCCCGTCCACAACGATCAGCGGCTGGAGGAGCAGGTTAACTTCTGCGAGTCCTCGGAGGACTTCTCCTACAAGGTGGGCGAGGAGAGCCCCGGCCATTTCTCACAGCGGGCACTCATGCCCATGGACATGCAGGGCAATCAGATCCTAGTGTACCCACCCCAGGCACCCGTAGAGCACGGAGCGGTGCAACTGAAcggcagcggtggcgggggagcGTCCAGCGACAGCAACAAAATCTTCATGTGCCACTGCGGGAAGGCCTTTTCTCATAAGAGCATGCGGGACCGGCACGTCAATATGCACTTGAACCTGCGGCCCTTCGACTGCCCTGTCTGCAACAAAAAATTCAAGATGAAGCATCACCTAACGGAGCACATGAAGACCCACACCGGCCTGAAGCCCTACGAGTGTGACGTCTGCAGCAAGAAGTTCATGTGGAGGGACAGCTTTATGAGACACAAGGGCCACTGTCAGCGCAGACACCACATGACCATGGTCAAGAAGGAAGACAGCACCTGA
- the LOC115466142 gene encoding uncharacterized protein LOC115466142 isoform X1, translating to MADLYELPAIVTEFYKDTEFVNKSEQDIKLKASCKKCKKVITGCWKPKRVTSNFVSHVKVCSSTAFKSFEDRKASRKRRLSDANSSHVAIKTFPAADVMTVQHENISDAIAKYFMRPVSEIEYEEAVELPAIVTEFYKDSEFVSKSEQDVKLKALCKKCKKVITGNWKPTRVTSNFISHIKVCSPVAFKSFENTKASRKRKLSDANSLPVSIKPFATDKDATTMQHEEITGAIAKYLITSMRPLSEIENEGLIELLSTLTPYYHPPSRKAMQSTVLTKCEQVVTALKSDLSSVIYCTGQADIWSNQSMHGYFGMVVSYIQFGNLRTRLLACRQFLGSYTGERIANMFSSVAEEFGITHTLSALVTDNAADVNDDGQADVSEVLIRLGIEWEFVEEGVKFVVPVRHSCIACTLQRVVNDGLKEGVDKIQQLIGKCKKLESSINTSRKATEKIKNEAQHHIPAVNTTCWKSIFSMVEAIVKIESAHHGLLLQFADELDSSVGLTAKDIATLKELHALLEPIATATIRLEMENVPTSGMVLPIVIGLSEALDKVQTPYCNSIKTGLMNSLTHRLGYVTADDHFILSAILDPGFKLKWTSGPAEELMAKSRLIEHMDCICLNRQPIRSSDVVPEGEFADDGLFGFMAIHGDFEQHSTANEINGYLADESTTDALAFWFANKDRYPRLYRLHLKHHSVPATSAALERCFSSTGYIASARRSNLSDDLLENFLIAKCNKDLL from the exons ATGGCCGATTTATACGAGCTGCCAGCTATAGTTACAGAATTTTACAAAGATACAGAATTTGTTAATAAATCGGAACAAGATATTAAGCTAAAGGCGTCATGCAAGAAATGTAAAAAAGTGATAACAGGTTGCTGGAAGCCAAAACGTGTTACATCCAACTTTGTAAGTCATGTGAAG GTTTGTTCATCAACTGCCTTCAAATCTTTTGAAGACAGAAAGGCATCTCGTAAAAGAAGACTTTCAGATGCAAACTCATCACACGTCGCTATCAAAACGTTTCCTGCAGCCGATGTGATGACAGTGCAACATGAAAACATATCAGATGCTATAGCGAAATATTTTATGCGTCCAGTATCAGAAATTGAATATGAAGAAGCCGTCGAATTGCCAGCTATCGTTACAGAGTTTTACAAAGATTCAGAATTTGTTAGTAAATCGGAACAAGATGTCAAGCTAAAGGCATTGTGCAAGAAATGCAAAAAAGTGATAACAGGCAACTGGAAGCCAACACGTGTTACATCCAACTTCATCAGTCACATAaag gtttGTTCACCAGTTGCCTTCAAGTCATTTGAAAACACAAAGGCGTCCCGTAAAAGAAAACTTTCAGATGCAAACTCATTACCCGTCTCTATCAAACCGTTTGCTACAGACAAAGATGCGACGACGATGCAACATGAAGAGATAACGGGTGCTATAGCAAAGTATCTTATAACATCAATGCGTCCACTATCAGAAATTGAAAATGAAGGACTCATCGAGTTACTGTCTACCTTAACTCCTTACTATCATCCACCAAGTAGGAAGGCAATGCAGTCTACAGTGCTAACAAAATGTGAACAGGTTGTGACTGCGCTGAAGTCAGACCTCAGCTCTGTGATCTACTGCACAGGACAAGCCGACATCTGGTCGAATCAAAGCATGCATGGATATTTTGGAATGGTGGTATCGTACATCCAGTTTGGCAATTTAAGAACCAGACTACTTGCATGTAGACAGTTTCTCGGAAGTTATACTGGGGAGCGAATTGCCAATATGTTTAgctctgtggctgaggaatttggaataacTCACACCTTGTCTGCCCTCGTTACTGACAATGCTGCCGACGTTAATGACGATGGCCAGGCAGACGTCTCAGAAGTACTTATAAGACTTGGCATAGAGTGGGAATTTGTAGAGGAAGGCGTTAAATTTGTTGTGCCTGTTCGCCACTCATGTATAGCTTGCACCCTTCAACGGGTCGTTAATGATGGGTTGAAGGAAGGAGTAGATAAGATTCAACAACTCATAGGAAAGTGTAAGAAGTTGGAATCCAGCATAAACACATCAAGAAAAGCaactgagaaaataaaaaatgaggcACAGCATCACATTCCGGCTGTCAACACAACATGCTGGAAAAGTATATTTTCAATGGTTGAAGCCATTGTGAAGATTGAATCGGCTCACCATGGACTACTGTTGCAATTTGCCGATGAACTTGATTCCAGCGTCGGCCTTACGGCCAAAGACATAGCAACACTGAAAGAGCTGCATGCGTTGCTGGAGCCCATTGCAACGGCTACTATTAGGCTTGAGATGGAAAATGTTCCAACAAGTGGCATGGTGTTGCCAATTGTCATTGGACTGTCAGAGGCTCTGGACAAGGTGCAAACACCTTATTGCAACTCCATTAAAACTGGTCTGATGAACTCACTCACTCATCGGCTTGGTTACGTTACGGCTGATGACCATTTTATTTTGTCGGCCATTCTTGATCCGGGTTTCAAATTAAAGTGGACAAGTGGACCTGCAGAAGAACTGATGGCCAAGTCTCGACTCATTGAACACATGGACTGTATTTGTCTCAACAGACAACCAATACGATCATCTGATGTTGTTCCAGAAGGAGAATTTGCAGACGATGGCTTATTTGGCTTCATGGCTATACATGGAGACTTTGAACAGCACTCAACTGCTAACGAAATCAATGGATATTTGGCTGACGAATCAACAACAGATGCCTTGGCGTTTTGGTTTGCAAATAAAGACAGATATCCTCGACTCTACAGGCTTCACTTGAAACATCACAGTGTTCCTGCAACTTCAGCTGCTTTGGAACGATGCTTTAGTTCTACTGGGTACATTGCCAGTGCTCGTAGATCCAACCTATCTGATGACTTATTGGAGAACTTCCTGATTGCAAAATGCAACAAAGACTTATTGTAG
- the LOC115466142 gene encoding uncharacterized protein LOC115466142 isoform X2, with product MADLYELPAIVTEFYKDTEFVNKSEQDIKLKASCKKCKKVITGCWKPKRVTSNFVCSSTAFKSFEDRKASRKRRLSDANSSHVAIKTFPAADVMTVQHENISDAIAKYFMRPVSEIEYEEAVELPAIVTEFYKDSEFVSKSEQDVKLKALCKKCKKVITGNWKPTRVTSNFISHIKVCSPVAFKSFENTKASRKRKLSDANSLPVSIKPFATDKDATTMQHEEITGAIAKYLITSMRPLSEIENEGLIELLSTLTPYYHPPSRKAMQSTVLTKCEQVVTALKSDLSSVIYCTGQADIWSNQSMHGYFGMVVSYIQFGNLRTRLLACRQFLGSYTGERIANMFSSVAEEFGITHTLSALVTDNAADVNDDGQADVSEVLIRLGIEWEFVEEGVKFVVPVRHSCIACTLQRVVNDGLKEGVDKIQQLIGKCKKLESSINTSRKATEKIKNEAQHHIPAVNTTCWKSIFSMVEAIVKIESAHHGLLLQFADELDSSVGLTAKDIATLKELHALLEPIATATIRLEMENVPTSGMVLPIVIGLSEALDKVQTPYCNSIKTGLMNSLTHRLGYVTADDHFILSAILDPGFKLKWTSGPAEELMAKSRLIEHMDCICLNRQPIRSSDVVPEGEFADDGLFGFMAIHGDFEQHSTANEINGYLADESTTDALAFWFANKDRYPRLYRLHLKHHSVPATSAALERCFSSTGYIASARRSNLSDDLLENFLIAKCNKDLL from the exons ATGGCCGATTTATACGAGCTGCCAGCTATAGTTACAGAATTTTACAAAGATACAGAATTTGTTAATAAATCGGAACAAGATATTAAGCTAAAGGCGTCATGCAAGAAATGTAAAAAAGTGATAACAGGTTGCTGGAAGCCAAAACGTGTTACATCCAACTTT GTTTGTTCATCAACTGCCTTCAAATCTTTTGAAGACAGAAAGGCATCTCGTAAAAGAAGACTTTCAGATGCAAACTCATCACACGTCGCTATCAAAACGTTTCCTGCAGCCGATGTGATGACAGTGCAACATGAAAACATATCAGATGCTATAGCGAAATATTTTATGCGTCCAGTATCAGAAATTGAATATGAAGAAGCCGTCGAATTGCCAGCTATCGTTACAGAGTTTTACAAAGATTCAGAATTTGTTAGTAAATCGGAACAAGATGTCAAGCTAAAGGCATTGTGCAAGAAATGCAAAAAAGTGATAACAGGCAACTGGAAGCCAACACGTGTTACATCCAACTTCATCAGTCACATAaag gtttGTTCACCAGTTGCCTTCAAGTCATTTGAAAACACAAAGGCGTCCCGTAAAAGAAAACTTTCAGATGCAAACTCATTACCCGTCTCTATCAAACCGTTTGCTACAGACAAAGATGCGACGACGATGCAACATGAAGAGATAACGGGTGCTATAGCAAAGTATCTTATAACATCAATGCGTCCACTATCAGAAATTGAAAATGAAGGACTCATCGAGTTACTGTCTACCTTAACTCCTTACTATCATCCACCAAGTAGGAAGGCAATGCAGTCTACAGTGCTAACAAAATGTGAACAGGTTGTGACTGCGCTGAAGTCAGACCTCAGCTCTGTGATCTACTGCACAGGACAAGCCGACATCTGGTCGAATCAAAGCATGCATGGATATTTTGGAATGGTGGTATCGTACATCCAGTTTGGCAATTTAAGAACCAGACTACTTGCATGTAGACAGTTTCTCGGAAGTTATACTGGGGAGCGAATTGCCAATATGTTTAgctctgtggctgaggaatttggaataacTCACACCTTGTCTGCCCTCGTTACTGACAATGCTGCCGACGTTAATGACGATGGCCAGGCAGACGTCTCAGAAGTACTTATAAGACTTGGCATAGAGTGGGAATTTGTAGAGGAAGGCGTTAAATTTGTTGTGCCTGTTCGCCACTCATGTATAGCTTGCACCCTTCAACGGGTCGTTAATGATGGGTTGAAGGAAGGAGTAGATAAGATTCAACAACTCATAGGAAAGTGTAAGAAGTTGGAATCCAGCATAAACACATCAAGAAAAGCaactgagaaaataaaaaatgaggcACAGCATCACATTCCGGCTGTCAACACAACATGCTGGAAAAGTATATTTTCAATGGTTGAAGCCATTGTGAAGATTGAATCGGCTCACCATGGACTACTGTTGCAATTTGCCGATGAACTTGATTCCAGCGTCGGCCTTACGGCCAAAGACATAGCAACACTGAAAGAGCTGCATGCGTTGCTGGAGCCCATTGCAACGGCTACTATTAGGCTTGAGATGGAAAATGTTCCAACAAGTGGCATGGTGTTGCCAATTGTCATTGGACTGTCAGAGGCTCTGGACAAGGTGCAAACACCTTATTGCAACTCCATTAAAACTGGTCTGATGAACTCACTCACTCATCGGCTTGGTTACGTTACGGCTGATGACCATTTTATTTTGTCGGCCATTCTTGATCCGGGTTTCAAATTAAAGTGGACAAGTGGACCTGCAGAAGAACTGATGGCCAAGTCTCGACTCATTGAACACATGGACTGTATTTGTCTCAACAGACAACCAATACGATCATCTGATGTTGTTCCAGAAGGAGAATTTGCAGACGATGGCTTATTTGGCTTCATGGCTATACATGGAGACTTTGAACAGCACTCAACTGCTAACGAAATCAATGGATATTTGGCTGACGAATCAACAACAGATGCCTTGGCGTTTTGGTTTGCAAATAAAGACAGATATCCTCGACTCTACAGGCTTCACTTGAAACATCACAGTGTTCCTGCAACTTCAGCTGCTTTGGAACGATGCTTTAGTTCTACTGGGTACATTGCCAGTGCTCGTAGATCCAACCTATCTGATGACTTATTGGAGAACTTCCTGATTGCAAAATGCAACAAAGACTTATTGTAG